Proteins encoded by one window of Dyella humicola:
- a CDS encoding cation:proton antiporter, whose translation MHHAGDILLTLFIVFVAAQIGSEIAQRLKLPGVVGEIAAGCVIGPSVLGWIVPDQIAAGTPLDVLAEIGVVLLLFSVGLETRLEDLKKVGKVAFLVGVLGVIVPFGMGSLWAHGSGFDWSRSLFVAAAFVATSAGITARVLQELGALQRVESKVILGAAVIDDILAMLLLGVVVSLQGGEGFDPIHLLTVLVGAIGFIAVIGIGGARVMRWNSSWLDKPQHPQSALAIVLALCLGLAYVSTRFGLAAIIGAFLAGMIASETRQQHTLEKQTQPLLALLTPFFFVITGSKIDLHLLANAETEIMLLVVTLIAIASKLIGGFLGALSLGRRSATIVGFGMVPRGEVGVVIASLGLTAGVFTDRIYAIIVAMSLLTAMITPPVLAWLLRRGGAAQNPIEVPEAKG comes from the coding sequence ATGCATCACGCCGGCGACATTCTTCTCACGCTATTCATCGTGTTCGTGGCTGCCCAGATCGGCAGCGAGATCGCGCAACGGCTGAAGCTCCCGGGCGTGGTGGGCGAGATCGCGGCTGGCTGCGTGATCGGCCCCTCGGTGCTTGGCTGGATCGTGCCCGACCAGATTGCCGCGGGCACGCCGCTCGACGTGCTTGCCGAGATTGGCGTCGTCCTGCTGCTGTTCTCAGTCGGCCTGGAAACGCGCCTGGAGGACCTGAAGAAGGTCGGCAAGGTGGCCTTCCTGGTCGGCGTGCTCGGCGTGATCGTGCCGTTCGGCATGGGCAGCTTGTGGGCACACGGCAGCGGCTTCGACTGGAGTCGCTCGCTGTTCGTCGCCGCGGCTTTTGTCGCTACATCGGCGGGTATCACGGCTCGCGTCTTGCAGGAACTGGGTGCGCTGCAACGCGTCGAGAGCAAGGTGATCCTGGGCGCGGCGGTGATCGACGACATTCTCGCCATGCTGCTGCTTGGCGTGGTGGTGTCCCTGCAGGGCGGCGAGGGCTTCGACCCGATCCACCTGCTGACGGTGCTGGTCGGCGCGATCGGCTTCATCGCGGTGATTGGCATTGGTGGTGCGCGCGTGATGCGTTGGAATTCCAGCTGGCTGGACAAGCCGCAACATCCGCAGTCGGCGCTGGCCATCGTGCTGGCGCTATGCCTGGGCCTGGCCTACGTCTCCACCCGCTTCGGCCTGGCCGCCATCATCGGCGCCTTTCTCGCCGGCATGATCGCGTCGGAGACGCGCCAACAGCACACGCTGGAAAAGCAGACGCAGCCACTGCTCGCGCTGCTCACGCCATTCTTCTTCGTCATCACCGGCAGCAAGATCGACCTGCACCTGCTGGCCAATGCCGAAACCGAGATCATGTTGCTGGTGGTGACGCTGATCGCCATCGCCTCCAAGCTGATCGGCGGTTTTCTCGGCGCGCTGTCGCTGGGTCGGCGCAGCGCCACCATCGTGGGCTTCGGCATGGTGCCGCGCGGCGAGGTGGGCGTGGTCATTGCCAGCCTCGGCTTGACCGCCGGTGTGTTCACCGACCGCATTTACGCGATCATCGTGGCCATGTCGCTACTCACGGCGATGATTACTCCGCCGGTGCTGGCGTGGTTGCTCCGCCGCGGTGGCGCGGCCCAGAACCCCATTGAGGTACCCGAGGCGAAAGGCTGA
- a CDS encoding MFS transporter, with product MPENIAATEASLPVSPSPEDAGPQSTTEPPSSRERYRGLIWLVAAAFFMQALDSTIVNTAVPAMAQALKVTPLGMRTALTSYVLTLAIFIPASPWLCDRFGTRRIFAAAIATFTIGSLLCGIAQTLPQLVAARVLQGLGGAALMPVGRYVLVRSIDKRDFVRSMSTVATVGLLGSVLGPLLGGALAQFATWRLIFLINVPVGLIGMWMNRRSMPDYRVDDVHRFDAIGFLLFAAASAMLLTASEVASGGGGRWLWIATYGVLAVVFGGIYVWHSRRTEHPVADLSLLRVCSVWVSLAGNLFTRLGVSGMFLLLVLFLQIGCAWSPLMAGLMMVPQAMGSIAAKWFINRLLSRVGYRRLLFANTLMVALLLASFALLGKSSPMWLIASMVFVYGGFMGMQYTAMNTLIFNDLDVKYASMASSMASTAQYLSMSFGIALASLLMEALLKGHTPEDYIPAFRWTVLLLGVVTATASWVFSRLPAERSSRGARASD from the coding sequence ATGCCCGAGAACATCGCCGCTACGGAGGCATCCCTGCCCGTCTCGCCATCACCGGAAGACGCGGGACCGCAATCGACTACCGAACCCCCATCGTCGAGGGAACGGTATCGCGGACTTATCTGGCTGGTCGCGGCCGCCTTCTTCATGCAGGCGCTGGACTCCACCATCGTCAACACCGCCGTGCCCGCCATGGCCCAGGCGCTCAAGGTCACGCCGCTGGGCATGCGCACGGCGCTCACCAGTTATGTGCTGACCCTGGCCATCTTCATTCCGGCCAGCCCGTGGCTGTGTGACCGTTTCGGCACGCGACGCATCTTTGCCGCGGCGATCGCCACCTTCACCATCGGCTCACTCCTTTGCGGCATTGCGCAGACCTTGCCGCAGCTGGTGGCCGCGCGCGTGCTCCAAGGCCTGGGCGGTGCGGCACTGATGCCGGTGGGTCGCTATGTACTCGTGCGCAGTATCGACAAGCGCGACTTCGTGCGCTCGATGAGCACGGTGGCAACGGTTGGATTGCTTGGCTCGGTGCTCGGCCCGCTACTCGGTGGTGCGCTGGCCCAGTTCGCGACATGGCGACTGATCTTCCTGATCAACGTGCCCGTCGGCCTCATCGGCATGTGGATGAATCGACGCAGCATGCCCGACTACCGGGTCGATGACGTGCACCGGTTCGACGCCATCGGCTTCCTGCTGTTTGCCGCGGCGTCGGCCATGCTGCTGACCGCCTCCGAAGTGGCCAGCGGCGGCGGCGGGCGATGGCTGTGGATTGCCACGTATGGCGTGCTGGCCGTGGTCTTCGGCGGCATCTATGTATGGCATAGCCGACGCACTGAACACCCGGTGGCTGACCTCAGCTTGCTGCGCGTGTGCAGCGTATGGGTGTCGCTGGCTGGCAATTTGTTTACGCGTCTGGGCGTGTCGGGCATGTTCCTGTTGCTGGTGCTGTTCCTGCAGATTGGTTGCGCTTGGTCGCCGCTGATGGCGGGCTTGATGATGGTGCCGCAGGCCATGGGCTCGATTGCAGCGAAGTGGTTTATCAACCGGCTGCTCAGTCGGGTCGGCTACCGTCGTCTACTATTTGCCAACACGCTGATGGTCGCACTGCTGCTGGCTTCTTTTGCCCTGCTCGGCAAAAGCTCGCCGATGTGGCTGATCGCGTCGATGGTTTTCGTCTACGGTGGCTTCATGGGTATGCAGTACACCGCCATGAACACGCTGATTTTTAACGACCTTGACGTGAAATACGCCTCGATGGCCTCGTCCATGGCCTCCACCGCGCAGTACCTGTCGATGAGCTTCGGCATCGCGCTGGCCTCGTTGCTGATGGAAGCGCTGCTGAAAGGCCACACGCCCGAAGACTACATCCCGGCATTTCGCTGGACGGTGCTGCTGCTTGGCGTGGTGACGGCCACCGCCAGCTGGGTCTTCAGCCGCCTGCCAGCGGAACGTTCTTCGCGCGGGGCTCGCGCCAGCGATTAG
- the rnk gene encoding nucleoside diphosphate kinase regulator — MSSKPSIVVSRLDLERIEALLERMPPAQAAQYNALRGELDRAEVVEPAAVPADVVTMNSVVTFKDEGVGEELTVSLVYPSAVRADGTVSILAPVGSALLGLTKGQQIDWPTPDSQQRQLRVLDIAYQPEAAGDLHR; from the coding sequence ATGAGCAGCAAGCCATCCATCGTCGTTTCCCGCCTGGACCTGGAGCGCATCGAAGCGCTGCTGGAGCGCATGCCGCCCGCGCAAGCGGCCCAGTACAACGCGTTGCGCGGCGAGCTGGATCGGGCCGAGGTGGTTGAGCCCGCGGCGGTGCCGGCTGACGTCGTGACCATGAATTCGGTGGTGACCTTCAAGGACGAGGGCGTTGGCGAGGAGCTGACGGTAAGCCTGGTCTACCCTTCCGCGGTACGCGCCGACGGCACCGTGTCCATTCTTGCCCCGGTGGGCAGTGCCTTGCTCGGCTTGACCAAGGGTCAGCAGATCGACTGGCCCACGCCCGATAGCCAACAGCGCCAGCTCCGTGTGTTGGACATCGCGTACCAGCCAGAGGCAGCCGGTGACCTGCACCGCTAG